In a single window of the Salmo trutta chromosome 21, fSalTru1.1, whole genome shotgun sequence genome:
- the LOC115156920 gene encoding deubiquitinating protein VCIP135, giving the protein MSLLQGSKKKDKRILSGTCPDPKCQARLFFPAYGSISIECTECGQRHEQNNLLNVEEVTDPDVVLHNLLRNALLGVTGAPKKGTELVKVMGLSNYHCKLLSPILTRYGMDKQTGKAKLLREMNQGEMFDCSLLGDRAFLIEPEHVSTVGYGKDRSGSLIYLHDTLEEMKKANSNKECLIPVHVDGDGHCLVHAVSRALVGRELFWHALRENLKQHFKQNLDRYKALFQDFIDAAEWEDIINECDPLFIPPEGVPLGLRNIHIFGLANVLHRPIILLDSLSGMRSSGDYSASFLPGLVPEEQCKGKDGKFNKPICIAWSSSGRNHYIPLVGIKNTLLPKLPPRLLPKAWGVPQELIKKYIKLEQDGSCVIGGDRSLQDKYLMRLVNAMEEIFMEKHGIHPSLVADVHQYVYRRTGVIGVQPEEVTEAARKSVMENRLHRCLICNALSELHVLPEWLAPGGKLYNLAKSTHGKLRPDKNYSFPLNKVVCCYDPERDILIPDYKLSSLNTCNWCHGTSVRHIHGNGSVVYLDGDRTNTRSQGGKCGCGFKHYWEGKEYDNLPEAFPITLEWGGRVVRETVYWFQYEVNVDLNSNVYDVAMKLVTKHFPGEFGSELLVQKVVNTILHHTAKKNPDEYNPVSIDGAHAQRLTDVVETQQAVDTQPPTKIILTGQKSKTIHKEELTVSKAERSLQQSISEQALVTQKRRTDRLKQEQKGQGRPPSPSAAQEHSSSGPATPTKSSFSPTSSKEKKIRVTTSDGRQAMLTLQAQTTFSELQRSIANEFTMPPAQQCIRHGFPPKELFPPKDGAENEPVALQHGDRVTVEILRGPEDRKASAPSASSSYSSLHSLLSVKSDDPVTSSRMNTSRELQDNIDLEMSSLCLLATLMGEDVWSYAKKLPHLFHQGGVFYNIVKKDMGLMDGKHCTLPHLTGKTFVYNAAEERLELCVDAAGHFPVGPDVEDLVKEALVQLHSEAASRSREGSPSHSLLKLGSGGVVRKKEQLQSVNAFQGKGHSLGSAPGGSPPEHKPITRQHSSGVDLSASASKGPDLSDISEDATKELVRMAPGFVTMKDSRHLDPSMIEEQRKKLQEMVSSIQASMDRHLREQSNAGEGIGGPAERTSGAKMSASQSAPGAGVKEASSMDVSTAGAHGTSVEAGNKPDGKDAGSEELEEMDSQDAEHTNALEPMDHS; this is encoded by the exons ATGTCGTTGCTACAGGGCTCCAAGAAAAAGGACAAGCGTATTTTGTCCGGTACCTGCCCAGACCCGAAATGCCAGGCGAGGCTATTCTTCCCTGCTTACGGTTCGATTAGCATTGAATGCACAGAGTGTGGCCAACGCCACGAACAGAATAATCTTTTAAATGTGGAAGAAGTAACTGATCCAGACGTTGTGCTTCACAATTTGTTAAGAAATGCCCTACTCGGTGTCACCGGGGCACCGAAAAAGGGAACCGAGCTGGTGAAAGTGATGGGGCTTTCCAACTACCATTGCAAGCTCCTTTCTCCTATTCTCACAAGGTATGGAATGGATAAGCAGACGGGAAAAGCGAAACTGCTGCGGGAAATGAATCAAGGAGAAATGTTCGACTGTTCACTTCTAGGAGACAGGGCGTTTCTAATTGAACCGGAGCATGTATCTACGGTTGGCTATGGCAAGGACAGATCCGGGAGCCTGATATACCTCCACGACACTTTGGAGGAGATGAAGAAAGCGAACAGCAACAAAGAATGCCTCATTCCTGTTCATGTGGATGGAGATGGACATTGTCTTGTTCATGCTGTGTCCAGGGCCCTGGTAGGCAGAGAACTGTTCTGGCATGCGTTGAGAGAGAATTTGAAACAACATTTCAAACAAAACTTGGATCGCTACAAGGCACTCTTTCAGGATTTTATTGATGCAGCCGAATGGGAGGACATCATCAACGAATGTGACCCCCTGTTTATCCCACCGGAGGGTGTGCCACTGGGACTTCGAAACATTCACATATTCGGCTTGGCCAATGTGTTGCACCGCCCCATAATCTTGTTAGATTCACTGAGTGGAATGAGGAGCTCCGGGGATTACTCTGCAAGTTTTCTCCCAGGGCTTGTGCCGGAAGAGCAGTGCAAAGGAAAAGATGGGAAGTTTAACAAGCCTATATGCATCGCCTGGAGTAGCTCAGGGCGTAACCACTACATCCCTCTCGTCGGGATAAAGAACACCCTTCTCCCCAAGCTGCCACCGAGGCTTCTCCCCAAGGCATGGGGAGTGCCACAGGAGCTCATCAAGAAGTACATAAAGCTGGAACAAGATGGGAGCTGTGTCATCGGGGGAGACAGGAGCTTACAAGACAAGTATCTGATGAGACTGGTCAATGCCATGGAGGAGATCTTCATGGAGAAGCATGGCATCCACCCCTCCCTGGTGGCAGACGTGCATCAGTACGTTTACAGACGGACCGGTGTGATTGGCGTCCAACCCGAAGAGGTGACGGAGGCTGCCAGGAAATCAGTCATGGAAAACCGGCTACATCGCTGTCTGATCTGCAATGCACTCTCTGAGCTTCATGTTCTACCAGAGTGGCTTGCTCCAGGTGGTAAGCTCTACAACCTGGCTAAATCCACCCACGGGAAGCTCAGACCTGACAAGAACTACAGCTTCCCGCTGAACAAGGTTGTCTGCTGTTACGACCCTGAGAGGGACATCCTCATTCCTGACTACAAGCTGAGCTCTTTGAACACCTGCAACTGGTGCCACGGCACCTCAGTGCGCCACATCCATGGCAACGGCTCTGTGGTGTATCTGGATGGAGACAGAACCAACACCCGCTCCCAGGGGGGCAAATGTGGCTGTGGCTTTAAGCACTACTGGGAGGGAAAGGAATACGACAATCTGCCAGAGGCTTTCCCCATCACTCTGGAGTGGGGTGGGCGGGTCGTGCGGGAGACTGTGTACTGGTTCCAGTATGAGGTTAATGTGGACCTGAACAGCAACGTGTATGATGTCGCCATGAAACTGGTCACCAAGCATTTCCCTGGGGAGTTTGGCAGTGAGCTCCTAGTGCAGAAAGTGGTGAACACCATTTTACATCACACTGCCAAGAAGAACCCAGACGAGTATAACCCAGTCTCCATTGACGGGGCGCATGCTCAGAGGCTCACAGACGTGGTGGAAACCCAGCAGGCTGTTGACACACAGCCACCGACTAAGATCATACTAACTGGGCAGAAATCAAAGACCATTCACAAAGAGGAGCTTACAGTGAGTAAGGCAGAGCGGAGCCTTCAGCAGAGCATCAGCGAGCAGGCCCTAGTGACCCAGAAGAGGAGGACGGATCGACTGAAGCAGGAGCAGAAGGGACAGGGCAGGCCACCCTCCCCAAGTGCTGCTCAGGAACATTCCTCCTCCGGCCCAGCCACACCCACTAAATCCTCCTTCTCCCCCACTTCCAGTAAGGAGAAGAAGATCCGTGTCACCACTAGCGACGGGCGGCAGGCCATGCTCACTCTACAGGCTCAGACCACCTTCTCTGAGCTCCAGAGGAGCATTGCTAATGAGTTCACCATGCCTCCAGCCCAGCAATGTATCCGACATGGATTCCCACCCAAAGAACTTTTCCCTCCCAAGGATGGAGCAGAGAATGAGCCGGTGGCTCTCCAACATGGGGACAGGGTGACTGTGGAGATCCTGAGAGGTCCAGAGGACCGCAAGGCATCCGCCCCAAGTGCTTCCAGTTCCTATTCGTCCCTGCATTCCCTCCTCTCTGTGAAGAGTGATGATCCAGTGACTTCCAGCAGAATGAATACTAGCAGAGAGCTGCAGGACAACATTGACCTTGAGatgtcctccctctgtctcctagcAACCTTAATGG GAGAAGATGTCTGGTCATATGCAAAAAAACTGCCTCACTTATTCCACCAAGGTGGAGTTTTCTACAACATTGTGAAGAAAGATATGG GCCTGATGGATGGCAAGCACTGCACCCTCCCACACCTGACTGGGAAGACGTTTGTTTACAACGCAGCAGAGGAGCgtctggagctgtgtgtggatgCAGCGGGACACTTCCCCGTGGGCCCTGACGTGGAGGACCTCGTCAAGGAGGCCCTGGTGCAGCTCCACTCTGAGGCTGCCTCCAGGAGTCGGGAGGGAAGCCCCTCTCACAGCCTGCTGAAGCTCGGGAGTGGAGGTGTGGTGCGCAAGAAGGAGCAGCTCCAGAGTGTCAACGCCTTCCAGGGTAAGGGCCACTCCCTGGGCAGCGCCCCAGGCGGCTCCCCCCCTGAACACAAGCCCATCACCAGGCAGCACAGCAGTGGGGTGGACCTGAGTGCCAGTGCCTCCAAGGGACCTGACCTCTCTGACATCTCAGAGGACGCGACCAAGGAGTTGGTGCGCATGGCTCCCGGTTTTGTCACCATGAAAGACAGCCGACACCTGGACCCTAGTATGATCGAAGAACAGAGGAAAAAACTACAGGAGATGGTCTCCTCCATCCAGGCCTCCATGGACAGGCACCTGAGGGAGCAGAGCAATGCAGGGGAAGGCATTGGGGGCCCTGCAGAGAGGACAAGTGGGGCTAAGATGAGTGCTTCCCAATCTGCCCCAGGGGCAGGCGTCAAGGAGGCCTCTTCTATGGACGTATCTACTGCTGGTGCTCATGGCACATCAGTGGAGGCAGGGAACAAGCCTGATGGAAAGGATGCAGGGTCAGAGGAGCTGGAGGAAATGGATAGCCAGGATGCAGAGCATACCAATGCCTTGGAGCCAATGGATCATTCCTGA